One window from the genome of Salvia splendens isolate huo1 chromosome 9, SspV2, whole genome shotgun sequence encodes:
- the LOC121748538 gene encoding RNA polymerase II C-terminal domain phosphatase-like 4: MSLAEDSPVHSSSSDDFAAILEAELDAASNSSGDSVEGAEEEESGAEDNDDISDFDLDHERVKRQKVELNPGIVNPQSSSSQVATSENIVSSSEEEICAHPGFFAGMCMKCGLRADDDSGVALKYIDKNLRLANDEMTRLRDKDFKDLLFNRKKLYLVLDLDHTLLNSSRLTDITEEEAYLNNQRDSLPDTLKTSLFRLDRMHMMTKLRPYVHTFLEEASKLFEMYIYTMGERPYALEMADLLDPGNKYFHSRIIAQGDCTQKFQKGLDIVLGRESTVLILDDTEAVWKENKENLILMDRYHFFASSCKNFGFSHKSLSLLKTDESETEGALATVLKVLQQAHSLFFDKECKDNLEDRDVRQVLKTVRKEVLKDCKIVFTRVIPVNFTAEHHHLWRMAEQLGATCSTEVDHSVTHVVSGDAGTDKSRWAVRENKFVVNPGWIEASNILWRKQPEEKFPVSPARCKQ; encoded by the exons ATGAGTTTAGCAGAAGACTCACCCGTACACTCTTCAAGCAGCGATGACTTTGCAGCGATTCTTGAGGCAGAGCTGGATGCTGCTTCTAATTCATCAGGTGATTCTGTAGAAGGTGCGGAAGAAGAGGAGAGTGGTGCTGAAGACAACGATGACATAAGTGACTTTGACTTGGATCATGAGAG GGTTAAAAGGCAGAAGGTGGAGTTAAACCCAGGCATAGTAAATCCACAGAGCTCCTCATCTCAAGTTGCAACCTCAGAAAATATAG TGTCATCGTCTGAGGAGGAAATATGTGCACATCCTGGTTTTTTTGCTGGCATGTGTATGAAATGTGGCTTGCGAGCAGATGATGATTCTGGCGTTGCACTTAAATACATTGATAAG AATCTGAGGCTTGCTAATGATGAGATGACTCGATTACGTGACAAAGATTTCAAGGATTTACTCTTCAATAGAAAGAAGCTTTATTTGGTCCTTGATTTAGATCACACGCTACTCAATTCATCTCGGCTAACTGATATTACAGAGGAAGAAGCATATTTAAACAACCAAAGAGATTCTCTGCCAG ATACCTTGAAGACCAGCCTGTTCAGACTTGACAGGATGCACATGATGACTAAGTTGAGGCCATACGTACACACTTTCTTGGAAGAAGCTAGTAAACTGTTtgaaatgtatatatataccatGGGTGAACGTCCCTATGCTTTGGAAATGGCAGATCTACTAGATCCTGGAAATAAATACTTTCATTCCAGAATAATTGCACAGGGTGATTGCACTCAGAAGTTTCAAAAGGGTCTTGATATTGTTTTGGGTCGAGAAAGCACAGTCCTAATCCTTGACGACACAGAAGCG GTTTGGAAAGAGAATAAGGAGAATTTGATATTGATGGATAGATATCACTTTTTTGCCTCAAGTTGTAAGAACTTTGGCTTTAGCCATAAATCACTTTCTCTGCTAAAAACTGATGAAAGTGAGACCGAGGGGGCCCTTGCCACTGTTTTAAAGGTGCTTCAGCAAGCACACAGTTTGTTCTTTGACAAG GAATGCAAGGATAATCTAGAGGACCGAGATGTGAGACAG GTGCTTAAAACTGTTaggaaggaagttttgaaggatTGCAAAATAGTTTTCACCCGTGTTATCCCAGTCAACTTCACAGCTGAGCACCACCACTTGTGGAGAATGGCCGAGCAGCTGGGAGCTACGTGCTCAACTGAAGTTGATCACTCTGTCACACACGTGGTGTCTGGGGATGCCGGGACAGATAAATCGCGCTGGGCCGTGAGGGAGAACAAGTTTGTGGTCAATCCAGGGTGGATCGAAGCTTCCAACATTTTGTGGAGAAAGCAGCCCGAAGAAAAGTTCCCTGTCAGTCCTGCAAGGTGCAAGCAATAG
- the LOC121746620 gene encoding reticulon-like protein B21 isoform X1, translating into MSTSSKESMDLGGGGRRRGAAPKEGSVWESRMKLDKVKGGIKVFKAADQNSEQNTQNDVTTETNSEIEISRDGKPKQSLSGKRKTWKSESSDGSPVKIAALRSELSRNFDEQISESAKKSPVSIRNSSVRKAKSNSVEANARASVGEKTEKSDGDAERERKSRSDEDCEENKAAITSFVPQINGGGESDLNEDKEIEVENKSVDVEEIGVGDHKHERNVIVEKKSVQRNPKPVPVSSSIARNQPSPAANHARFNPIPTKINNSSENIPRASSKLQSFVDLVMWRDVSKSAFVFGIGTFAIISSSFTKDLNISFISVLSYLGLVCLAANFLFRSLISRGSVENESANQDCVVGEEEAIWVTKMLLPFINECLLNLRALFSGDPSTTMKLAVLLFVLARSGSSFTIWTTAKLGFIGVFAVPKICSPYSAYGRIWMKRFGEAWRSCSHKKAVGFGVLAVGWNLSSGVYRIWAVFMLFVAFKHYQQSFIAEGWAHHEAINGHHSSSQAPTTTLQNRGKLKKEC; encoded by the exons ATGAGTACTAGTAGTAAAGAATCAATGGATTTAGGTGGCGGCGGAAGAAGAAGAGGCGCCGCCCCAAAAGAAGGCTCTGTTTGGGAGAGCAGAATGAAGCTCGATAAAGTCAAAGGCGGCATCAAAGTTTTCAAGGCCGCTGATCAAAATTCAGAGCAAAATACTCAAAATGATGTTACAACAGAGACGAACTCTGAGATTGAGATATCCAGGGATGGGAAGCCCAAACAGAGCCTTAGCGGGAAGAGGAAAACTTGGAAATCTGAAAGTTCTGATGGGAGTCCGGTTAAGATTGCGGCTCTGAGATCTGAATTGAGCAGGAATTTCGATGAACAGATCAGCGAATCGGCGAAGAAAAGCCCCGTTTCGATCAGGAATTCGAGTGTGAGAAAGGCGAAATCCAATTCCGTTGAGGCGAATGCAAGAGCATCTGTTGGTGAGAAAACCGAGAAATCTGATGGTGATgctgagagagagaggaagtcGAGATCTGACGAGGATTGTGAGGAGAACAAGGCTGCTATTACGAGCTTTGTGCCCCAAATCAATGGCGGAGGTGAATCAGATTTAAATGAAGATAAGGAAATCGAAGTGGAAAACAAGAGCGTTGATGTTGAAGAGATTGGTGTCGGTGATCACAAGCACGAGAGAAATGTGATTGTGGAGAAAAAATCGGTCCAGAGAAATCCAAAACCAGTGCCTGTTTCATCATCAATTGCCAGAAATCAGCCTTCTCCTGCTGCAAATCATGCTAGATTTAATCCAATTCCAACAAAGATCAACAATA GCTCAGAAAATATTCCAAGAGCAAGCAGCAAACTACAAAGTTTTG TCGACCTTGTAATGTGGAGAGACGTATCAAAATCAGCATTTGTTTTTGGGATTGGAACATTTGCTATCATATCATCTTCATTCACAAAGGATCTCAACATCag CTTCATTTCTGTGCTTTCCTACTTGGGACTTGTGTGCCTTGCTGCTAATTTCCTCTTTAGATCCCTAATTAGCAG AGGATCAGTGGAGAATGAGAGTGCAAATCAAGATTGTGTTGTTGGTGAAGAAGAAGCAATTTGGGTGACAAAAATGCTTCTGCCATTTATAAATGAGTGTCTTCTCAATCTAAGAGCCCTTTTCTCGGGCGACCCTTCCACCACGATGAAG TTGGCAGTGCTGCTGTTCGTTTTGGCAAGGAGTGGAAGCTCCTTTACTATCTGGACAACCGCCAAGTTAg GTTTTATTGGAGTATTTGCTGTGCCTAAAATCTGCTCACCATACTCTGCATACG GTAGAATATGGATGAAACGATTTGGAGAGGCATGGAGGTCATGTAGTCACAAAAAAGCAGTAGGATTTGGAGTCTTGGCTGTTGGCTGGAATTTATCATCAGGGGTTTACCGTATTTGGGCAG TGTTCATGTTATTTGTGGCGTTCAAGCACTATCAGCAGTCGTTCATTGCGGAGGGGTGGGCCCACCACGAAGCCATCAACGGTCACCATTCTTCTTCCCAAGCTCCTACAACTACACTTCAAAATAGAGGCAAACTAAAGAAAGAGTGttga
- the LOC121746620 gene encoding reticulon-like protein B21 isoform X2: protein MSTSSKESMDLGGGGRRRGAAPKEGSVWESRMKLDKVKGGIKVFKAADQNSEQNTQNDVTTETNSEIEISRDGKPKQSLSGKRKTWKSESSDGSPVKIAALRSELSRNFDEQISESAKKSPVSIRNSSVRKAKSNSVEANARASVGEKTEKSDGDAERERKSRSDEDCEENKAAITSFVPQINGGGESDLNEDKEIEVENKSVDVEEIGVGDHKHERNVIVEKKSVQRNPKPVPVSSSIARNQPSPAANHARFNPIPTKINNSSENIPRASSKLQSFVDLVMWRDVSKSAFVFGIGTFAIISSSFTKDLNISFISVLSYLGLVCLAANFLFRSLISRGSVENESANQDCVVGEEEAIWVTKMLLPFINECLLNLRALFSGDPSTTMKLAVLLFVLARSGSSFTIWTTAKFYWSICCA from the exons ATGAGTACTAGTAGTAAAGAATCAATGGATTTAGGTGGCGGCGGAAGAAGAAGAGGCGCCGCCCCAAAAGAAGGCTCTGTTTGGGAGAGCAGAATGAAGCTCGATAAAGTCAAAGGCGGCATCAAAGTTTTCAAGGCCGCTGATCAAAATTCAGAGCAAAATACTCAAAATGATGTTACAACAGAGACGAACTCTGAGATTGAGATATCCAGGGATGGGAAGCCCAAACAGAGCCTTAGCGGGAAGAGGAAAACTTGGAAATCTGAAAGTTCTGATGGGAGTCCGGTTAAGATTGCGGCTCTGAGATCTGAATTGAGCAGGAATTTCGATGAACAGATCAGCGAATCGGCGAAGAAAAGCCCCGTTTCGATCAGGAATTCGAGTGTGAGAAAGGCGAAATCCAATTCCGTTGAGGCGAATGCAAGAGCATCTGTTGGTGAGAAAACCGAGAAATCTGATGGTGATgctgagagagagaggaagtcGAGATCTGACGAGGATTGTGAGGAGAACAAGGCTGCTATTACGAGCTTTGTGCCCCAAATCAATGGCGGAGGTGAATCAGATTTAAATGAAGATAAGGAAATCGAAGTGGAAAACAAGAGCGTTGATGTTGAAGAGATTGGTGTCGGTGATCACAAGCACGAGAGAAATGTGATTGTGGAGAAAAAATCGGTCCAGAGAAATCCAAAACCAGTGCCTGTTTCATCATCAATTGCCAGAAATCAGCCTTCTCCTGCTGCAAATCATGCTAGATTTAATCCAATTCCAACAAAGATCAACAATA GCTCAGAAAATATTCCAAGAGCAAGCAGCAAACTACAAAGTTTTG TCGACCTTGTAATGTGGAGAGACGTATCAAAATCAGCATTTGTTTTTGGGATTGGAACATTTGCTATCATATCATCTTCATTCACAAAGGATCTCAACATCag CTTCATTTCTGTGCTTTCCTACTTGGGACTTGTGTGCCTTGCTGCTAATTTCCTCTTTAGATCCCTAATTAGCAG AGGATCAGTGGAGAATGAGAGTGCAAATCAAGATTGTGTTGTTGGTGAAGAAGAAGCAATTTGGGTGACAAAAATGCTTCTGCCATTTATAAATGAGTGTCTTCTCAATCTAAGAGCCCTTTTCTCGGGCGACCCTTCCACCACGATGAAG TTGGCAGTGCTGCTGTTCGTTTTGGCAAGGAGTGGAAGCTCCTTTACTATCTGGACAACCGCCAA GTTTTATTGGAGTATTTGCTGTGCCTAA